Part of the Girardinichthys multiradiatus isolate DD_20200921_A chromosome 14, DD_fGirMul_XY1, whole genome shotgun sequence genome is shown below.
gccAGAGTAGGTTTATTTCAGTTTGAAAGTTATTGATTAatggaacaaaacagaacagctcAGTAAATCTAAACTGTGTCAAATCTCATGTCTGTTTGGATTTAAATTCGTCCAATTTTTAATATACTTCTTCTGAAGAAATAATACTTCTATCATCTTCTTTTTATCTCCTAAGTGCAGATTGTTTGTTAAACCAAAACAATTATGCCGGATCATCTTGAAGATTATCTCGGAAGCATCCTGTTCTACATCAGATGTAAAAAGATGAAAGCTGTCCATGCCATTCATGTGCTTAATATCTGAAAggctgtaaaacacaaaaagtactGACCTATCTTATCAGCAGGTCCAGCTCTACAGAGGCCAGTGTTTCTGTATcagcataaataaaaagttCACGCTAATTTCACTCCAACCCCAACAGCACTGACGCATAAAGTTCTTGGTGAATGAGTCGTTCCCTTTAGTGCTGGATGTCCATATTAGGAGGTGGGGGGCCCTCCTGGTTCAGAGGAAACTGAATAGATTACACAGTAGGGGTAGTGAAAGTGGATAAGCAGGAATGACGTTTTTAAATTAGTTCTTTAGAAGGCATGTTTGGCAACTGTCAATGTATAAAAGGTGAAGCTCATGGCGTTCCACAGTCAGACAGGATACTCACAGAGAGGGGAGATCCTTCACACTGAAGAGGAGAGAATCACTGCAAAAATACACTTCTCTCATTTTTACCATTTGAGACAAACATGAATCCTGCAATCCAGTGCATCGTTCTTCTGGCCTGCATCTCCATCTGCTCCTCAGCAGGTAAGTGTGGTCAGCAGAGATTTTCTCCATTCAACCTTTAAATCATAAAAGTATATATGTATGGCATATATGTATCTTTTTAATTTACACTTTCATTTCCCCCCCAGCAATTAAGAATTGCCAGTGTGTAAGAACAAGCCTGGCAATAAGACGCTATCTCATCATTGATGTGAAGGAGGAGCCCCCTCGTCCATATTGCAGCAGGTCCGAAGTGATGTAAGTACCTGCAGAACCACAAATGACCAAAAAGATCAGAATCAGCACTGAGGACTGATgacttaattatttttcttttattacagAGTCACCCTGAAAGATAAAAGGAAGGTCTGTCTTGACCCCAAGTCACAGTTCACCAAAATACTCCTGCAAACCTCAAGAATGTAAGaggaaaagttatttttttaattgtagtCATTTAAGTTTTAAATAACAGATTAAACAAGTACTGAGTGGCAGCCGTAGGAGCTGTAGTGCATCGAATGGTCATCTGCAGTAGTTATAGTGTTTCTTTCTGCTACCAACAGGAGCAGGAACTTAAGAAATCGgttcttaaatattttcatggagaacatgttttatttattttaggttcTAACCACAGAACAGAATGTCCTATACTGTATAGATATCaacaagtaaaaatgtttagaataGTTTTAACAGAAATAGTAACAGCAGTGactaaaaaatgtttacatgttgtgtttttttctttacaggATAAAGGCATCTCAAAACCCTTCAATAACAGCCACTGCAGCAACATCATCTGTCATAAAGCAGTGACATTAAGGCTGCTCTTatcatgattgttttttttttttgttgtttgtttttttggttttgtctaAACAACATTGTTTGCACTAGAagctaaaactaaattaatcaTTTGAGGCAATAAGAGTCTTTGTTAAGACTGAATCCCTGGTTAATCAGCAAACTGTTAGTGAATTAATAGGTTGTTTGGTATTTAACTAATGAAGGTTAATGGCTGTTGTTGATAATGGTATTTATAAGTAAAGCCTCTGGGTTAGCGCATCAttccatatatattttttgaaggatgtaattatttttatcaCGTCTTTTTtaactcatatatatatatatatatatatgggtaTAAGTATgtggcatttttgttttttatggcaTTGTAAATTATAACTACTTGATGTTCATTGGcaaattacaataaatgcaAATCTGTATAAACACTGGGTGTCAATGTGACTTCtgttttcactttatttttttaactgatgACAGCAAAGGATTTCATAGTAAATCTGAGTCAATTCCACTAAGTCATGGCTTTGACCTTGTTTGGATTTACATAAATTATGCAGAGAGAAAAAATTAtgtcaaaatgttgttttctgaAGATGTTTTATCAAAGCATATTTCCGTGGATTGTGGTTCTGGTGCCTCTTCGGGTCTGTCAGCCCATTCTTATAGAGTCATCAAATTAACTATTCTGTTGGTCGATGTTTGTTAGCATCTCATAGCCATATTTCTTTATGGTACCGTACATTTAAGAagaatgtttttcagttttcagcagCAAAGCAGGTCCAAAATACCAATCAGATCTATCAGGCACACATCAATCAGACAATAATGAACATAAATGAATCAGAATGTCTGTGTTTCTTTACacttcaaatgttttagattcccctgtgatggactggcgacctgtccagggtgtgccccgcctcttgcctgtagactgctgaaggtaggcaccagctcccccgcgaccctgtacagaagaagcgggtatagaaaatggatgaatggatgttttaaatcatcacatttaatttgttaagagaaagaaaacaacccAAATAAACTGGGGTAAGGGCTGTACACATGGAACAGCGGTCAAGGTTCCCAGGACTGGTGAATCTACCAAAATTACAAATTTTGAATATCCCATCACTATCATATTGAcataaaaaactgtgaaaagtaGAACCTGTGAAAGCTGTTCCTGACTGGTTTCAAACCAGAGACCTTTTGCATCTTAAGCAAATCTAATAACCACTATACTACAGAAACTTTCCCTCCGTGTTCTTTTTGTGGTCAAAGATGCAAAATTCATGAAAGGCACCATTTTATAATAGGCCAAATTGCTATGCCAATTTTTTAATCTATACTACAGGATATGTTGCAaggcacttcattctcagacagGCAGCATTAACTTGTAGGTAAACACACTGTTAAATTCCTCTTTCGGCCTGTTTTCCAATCACAGTCCATCTAGCTAAAAGAATCAAACATGAGAACAACTACTCTGTAGAAAATATGGCTTTGGGCAAAACATTACATGAAGCTTAAAAAAAGAAGCCGAGGTATCTCTTAAATACAGACTAAATGAAGTTCACCTTACTGTGATAACAGCTCTTCAAGGACAATCATCCAGAaggtctcaaaaaaaaaaaaaaacagagcaatGCAGGCCTCTCTTGTCTCAgtaaaggtcagagttcatctgATTAACGGGTCAGTTCCTTTTGTCTATGGAAACGTTAGACACAGCAAAAGTCTCTGTGCTGGGCTTGTGTCGAGGCCGTGGCTTGGCGTATTACGGTGGTCTAGCTTAGCCAAGTATGGATCTTTTCCTGCAGCTGCAGCTTTCTGCATGAGCcgttttgctgtttttactgCTGACTCAGCCTTTCCGTTGCTCTGTGGGTATCCCAGTGAAGATGTTCGGTGCTCGAATTCCCACTTTTGAGTGAACGCCCTGAACTCCTGTGATGTAAACTGCGGTCCATTGTCTGAAATCAGCACGTTTGGGATACCTTGGTGAGCAAAATGCGCCATTAACTTGTGAATCACTGTGGTGCTCTTTGTGTCTGGGAGGTAGTCAACTTCCCAGAAGTTTGAATAATAGTCCACAGTCACCAAGTAGCCCTTGTTATGCCATGAAAACAAATCACTACCCACTTTGGACCAGGGTCTGTGAGAGACATCGTGCGTCTGTAAAGTCTCTTTTTGGTGTTTGGGGTCTAATGATCTGCAGACCTCGCATTTGGATATGAACGTCTTAATCTGTTCAGTCATGCCCTGCCAGTACACACACTCACGGGCACGTCTGAGGCATCCTTCCACTCCCAGATGTGACAAGTGTATACGGCGGGTGAGGTCAGCTCTGAGAGCGTCCGGGATAACTGCTCTTTCACCCCTGAACACGGTCCCGTCTTGGAAGCTTAACTCATcctgaaatgtaaaatagtGTTGAATGTCCTGCGCAATGCCACTTTTGTTTGTAGGCCAACCTGCTAGGATCAGTTTTATCACTCTCTGCAACTTGTCATACCCCTTGTTGCATCTCTTATGGCAGACAGTCTCTCAGTAGAAATGGGCAGGTAGCTTATCATGTTCACACTCTCTAGTTCTGATTCCGTGTCACCCTGATTACAGTCAGGTAAGTACGCTCTGCTCAATCTGTCAGCTAACAGCATATTTCTACCTGGCACATAAGTCATATCAATGTCATATTTCTGCACTCTGAGCAACATTCTCTGTAGCCTTTTTGGTGCACTAAGTAGTGGTTTTCTTACTATATTTTCGAGTGGTTTATGGTCACtctgcactgtcactgttcTACCATACGTATACTGGTGGAACTTTTCCATTCCAAATTCGATGGCCAAACATTCTTTTTCAATCTGAGCATAACCTCTTTCTGCGGGAGTCAGGGCTCTGCTTGCAAAGGCAACAGGTTTACCTTTTTGAGTTAGGGCAGCACCTAGACCCGTCTCTGAAGCGTCACGTTGTAGTGTCAGCTCCTCAGTCTGGTCATAGTATTTCAGTAGTGGTGCGTCACCTATTTTGTCTTTGAGTTTCTTAAAAGCTATCTCATGTACCTCTGTCCACTCCCACATAGTGTCCTTGTGTGGAAGTTGTCTCAAAACCTCACAGTCATCAGAAAGGTGAGCACAAAACTTAGACAAATAGTTCACCATCCCTACTAGTCTCTGTGCTCCTTTAACATTTGTAGGTCTGGGCAAATCTTTGATTGCCCGTACTTCTCCGGGTCAATCCTAAGGCCCTCCGAAGTCAGTAAATGTCCAATGTACGGAACAGACTCTCGCCTTAGCTTAAATTTGTCTGCATTTAGCTTAATGTCTCTTTGCGTGCAATGCAGTAGAAAGTGTCTTAAGTTCTTTTTGTGGCTCTCATTGGCCTCTTCCTGTGTGCCTCCCTCACCTGTGACAAGTATATCATCCGCAATGACATACACTCCTGACAAGCCCTCCAGTGCCTGTACCAGCTTTCTTTGGAAGATTTCCGGCGCTGGGCTTATACCCATTCGCATCCTAAGCCAACGGTACCGCCCAAATGGGGTTGCGAATGTTGTGAGGTCGCTAGAGTCTTTATCTAGTTTAACATGCCAAAATCCATGTTTCACGTCACACACAGTAAATATTTTGGCCTTTGAGAGCTCCGGTAAAATATCATCAATCGTGGGAAGAGGGAAATGACTCCTCTTCAGCGCCTTGTTCAGCGGTTTTGGGTCAATGCAGATCCTCGTTTTTCCATTTGGTTTAGTCACAGACACCATACTGCTAATCCAGTTTGTGCTGTGCTCCACTGGTGCAATGATGCCTTTCTTTTCCAGGTTCTTTAACTCGTCCTTAAGCGGTGCCATCATAGCAAAAGGTACTGGAACTTTCACTGGTGGAAAACTTTTGTCGATTTCTATCTTATATTCTCCCTCTAGACAGCTCACACCAGTAAAAACATCTCTGAATTCAGTCTTTATTCTGTCCAAGTTTGCTAgctcttcatttctttctcgTGTCTGCTCTGTACGCTGCTTTGTCACAATGTTGTCTATGGCCAAGATGTTTTCATACTGAACTTTAATCAGCTTTATCGCCTCACTTGGTTTTCTCCCAAGTAAGGGGATCCTATCTTCCTGGTCTACCACTTGAAACTCAAGTCTGTATAACTTGTAATTTCTCAGATTTCTGAGCTTGACTTTACACTTCCACAGTGGCTTGATTTTACTCTTGTTGTACATCACTAGTACTTTCTCAGTCCTTTCTAGTTGTGTGTCTGGGTTTATCAGGTGCACAGGTATCACATTACAAGTAGCGCCACAGTCTATTTGAAAGTCAATCACTTTATGATTCAACATCATACCTGCAAAAATGAGATTACTGAGCATTCAACAGTTTCCCACCAGTGACAGGTTGTAACACATTCCCACTCACAGAAATTATTTCATAATCTCAGCTACAATTAATATTCTTTGTCCTAATCTTTCTTAAAGTTGAGTAAATTCCTAGTAAATTCCTGGTTATGCGCCAGTATCGCAGAGGCAGATTGTTGTAGTAagctaaaaaatttaaaagttcTGAGAAAAAATCTCTGATCCAGAATTCACATGACCTGCTGATACAATGCAACTGTACCATGAAGAACTGTCATCGTGCAGCATTTACAGAGTGAGCCAAGAGGTGGCAGCATTGTGTGTCTCTCAGCTATGAGCCCCTGCTGTTGTCATtgactcaaaaaagtattaaaaccaTTTTCCCATCGGAAGCTGCAGGACAGTATAACAAACGGTTGCATCCATATTggcaataaattagaatgatTCAGCtcacaccatgtttcactatggggGCTTTTTTGTCAGATTGATGTGAAGTATTACTTTTCCATTACACataatagtgttttgcatgtaggccagagaggtcagttttggtctcacctgaccagaataccttcttccacatgttttccaCATACCTTTTTCTATGTTTGCCTCATCATAAATGATATGTGTGAAAGATAGTTCTTAAAAATTACTGTACTTCATGAAACATACAATGAAAGCATTCATTCATGTGCCTTATAATTAAATGCCTGTGAGCAATCCAAGATCATTTCAGACCAGCACTGAGAAGATTGAGAGAGGTATTCATCATATCCTGCCAGCAGAAACAGCATTTCCCAACCCAACACCCACAGCAGAGAAAGTGCCTTGAAGGCAGTTGAGTTTCGACACGAGGAGCATGTTTGTGACGCACAGGAGTCCAGATTCAGAGGAAAAGGACAAGGGCGTAATAAATGTCAGGAAGATAgtcaaatctgtttttttttttttttgttaatttcatGAGAAGACCTACTTGGCAAGTGTTCACCTAAATGTGAGAGCATAAAAGGTTAAGCTCATGGTACTGCACAGTCAGACAGCAACAGGAGTGAAGAACACTACACATCAAGGAGAAATCACTGCTAAATAAACTCTACTAATCCTTTCCATTCGAAGCAGAAATGAATTCTGCAATCCAGTGCATCGTTCTTCTGGCCTGCATCGCCATCTGTACCTCAGCTAGTAAGTATGCTGTACAAGATTTTTTCCATTCATACTGCctatatttaaacatatttataaaataatatgagGTGTATTTGTTTTAGTGGGCATTTccgatatttttaatttatgctGTCATTGTTTTCCCCAGGTATTAAGAACTGCCAGTGTGTCAAGACAACGCAAGCGGTAGATCCCGCTCTCATCACTGATGTCAGAGTGCATGAACCTCGTCCATACTGCagcaaacaggaagtgatgtaAGAAACAAATAAAGGTTGCAATGGCCAgcgagcattaatcagaggccGTTTTCCTAAACCTGTTTTTCATCTCCTGCAGCATCATCCTGAAAGATAAAAGCAAGGTCTGTCTGAACCCTGAGTCAGACTTCACCAAAGTAGTCCTGAACATAATGAAAAGGTACGTGAAAAATGGTCTCTTTTTACAGGTCTTTCACATCAGTTGAATGCAATAAGTTAAGTAGGTGAAGTGTAGTAGCAGTAGCGCATAAAATCGTCACTATGATGCTCTGCACAACAGGGCTGCATAAATGCCAGTGTGCACAGAACGAAATAAATAGGAACAGCTGGAATAACAAGCAGTTTTAACCTACTATACATTAAGTGTTTAGTCATACACttaatgcttttttttgttatcAACATAACTgtgagagaataaaaaaaatattcaaatgataATAATTAACTTACATAAGATCTTTATGTGACCCGATGTGTCTCTATGTCTGTATTAGGGCTGAAATGTAATATAACTGAACTGTCACATAGCTTTGATTTAAATGTGTCTGATTTACAGGTGTAGTTTCAAAATGTTTGTCtctgattttgtttcttcacaGGCTGAAGACCATTGCTGACAAGAAGAAAATAGTCAACCTATAAACAACGACAGCAGCAACAGCATCATTGCAACATGCATTATGTGGATCAAAGCCAGAGTTGCTGTTCGTGTGGTTTTGATCTGCTCAACAAAGGACTGAAACAGTTTTTATGATAAACAAAGTTAGCTTAGAGAGC
Proteins encoded:
- the LOC124881203 gene encoding growth-regulated alpha protein-like — encoded protein: MNSAIQCIVLLACIAICTSASIKNCQCVKTTQAVDPALITDVRVHEPRPYCSKQEVIIILKDKSKVCLNPESDFTKVVLNIMKRLKTIADKKKIVNL
- the LOC124881141 gene encoding growth-regulated alpha protein-like, with amino-acid sequence MNPAIQCIVLLACISICSSAAIKNCQCVRTSLAIRRYLIIDVKEEPPRPYCSRSEVIVTLKDKRKVCLDPKSQFTKILLQTSRMIKASQNPSITATAATSSVIKQ